The sequence ttaatatgtaaGAACACAGACCCacacatgcatgtatgtgtatgagcATTTACACATGAATGATTGATTTGAAACCTGTCACCTAATATCTGCTGTCTCTAAACTATTATTGTCTGACTATTCCTTACGATGGTTCTATGCAAGTTTAGAAATTAATGTTAACTCTACCATTGTTAATATGTAAGTACACAGACccacacattcatatatgtatgaaCACTCAGACATGAATAATTGATTTGAAAACCGTCAACTAATACCTGCTGTATCTAAACTATTATTGTCTGACTATTCCTTACGATTGGTTCTATtcaattttagaaattaaatgttAATTCTACCATTGTTAATATGTAAGTACACAGAcccacacatacatgtatgtgtgaacGTTAAGACATGAATGATTGATTTGAAAACCGTCAACTAATACCTGCTGTATCTAAACTATTATTGTCTGACTATTCATTCTGCTGGTTTTATGCAATAGAGAGAACAATAACAAGAGGTCATTAAAAAGTGTTTCCTGCAATAGACAAGAGACTACTTAGAAAGAAGCACAAGATGTTCTCTGGCTGTTCCATTATAAATTTGCTTCCTATTATGATGCCATGactagtattttattatttcatgcacCAAAAATTTACGATTTAGAAATATTGGAGCCaccataatattaattaaaataaaaatagattcaTAAATTGGAATAgtcatataatgtgtgtatatatatatatatatatatatatatatatatatatatatattgtatatatattgtatatatattatatatatactgcatatatatatatatatatatatatatatatatatatatatatatatatatatatatatatatatatatatatatatatatatatatatatatatatatatatatatatataatatatataatatatatatatatatatatatatatatacatatatatatatatatatatatatatatatatatatatatatatatatatatatatacatatataatatatacatataatatatatatatatatagtgtatatatatatatatatatatatatatatatatatatatatatatatatatacatatatatactgtatatatatatatatatatatatatatatatatatatatatatatatatatatatatacatatatatactgtatatatatatatatatatatatatatatatatatatatatatatatatatatacagtgtatatatatgtacatatatatatatatatatatatatatatatatatatatatatatatatatatatatatatatatatatatatatatatatatatatatatatatatataaatatatacatatatatatatatatatatatatatatatatatatatatatatatatatatatatatatatatactgtatatatatatatatatatatatatatatatatatatgcgtaaaaatcacaggaaaacgtaatgctcagatgcagaagaaccacagggaaaatgaaaatacgaaatatacgattaagtcctgactagtttcgtgatacttcttcagaggactctgaagaagtatcacgaaactagtcaggatttaatcgtatattttgtattttcattttccctgtggttcttctgcatatatatatactgtatatatatatatatatatatatatatatatatatatatatatatatatatatatatatatatatatatatatatatatatatatatatatatatatacatatatatatatatatatatatatatatatatatatatatatatatattatatatatatatatatattttaattagtaGTTGATGATTATATACAATGCCATTAAGCCCAAAATTTTGTTACAGGTTGTTCTATTTGTAGGCGATGGAATGGGCATCACACCAACAGTTGCTGGGAGAATATTCAAGGGACAAAAGAGGTTCGGAAGATCGGGAGAAGAGGAGTATTTGAGCTGGGAAAAATTTCCACATATGTCTCTTGTAAAAGTAAGCATCTGTTTTTTCCACTACAATTAACAATAATacaatttctgggtcgacctgtggcggccggtgaaaagagtccttctaatataccttttctgataaaaccttccaattataccagagaaagataaaagcatggaatgctgaggttacaaccctcgcgcgagcaccttttgggtgtcgacAATATTTGTGGTAATATCAAGCAGAATCCCAAAATACTATCCCAACTTTATTTACTTGCTAaactcttttcaaaatattttcaaaagcaaGTTATTATCTATGGTAAAATATTTCTACTTGTCTACTATAAAGTCTTTAGTTGACTTTAATGAGAAATCTAATTATCGATGCTAACACTATGTCTACAAAAAATGATACACAGTGGTATAATGAactatataaaaaaggaataaaatgtttCTTAAGTACGCATAtaagttaagaaaaatatattcatcacACATTAGGCAGCAAAAAATTACCAAAGTTACAGTATATGGATACTTGAAAAAGGGAACTGTTTTTTTTAAAGCCAATCAAACTGCTAATTTCTTAAATAAGTCTGTGTGAGTAAATATTAAGAAAGCAATttaccaattaatttttttttgcaggTATATAATACAGATAGACAGGTGCCTGACAGCGCAGCAACTGCAACAGCATTCCTTACTGGGACCAAGGGAAACTTTTACACAATAGGGCTTGACAGCAGTGTTTCAATGAACCAGTGCTTAAAATCTCGTGATCCTAAGACATGGCAAAGCTCTGTATTAGAATGGGCACAGGATGTTGGTAAAGACACAGGTAAGTGGCAAAAAAAGTACCCCTTTTCACTAATGAGTAATGGTATCACCTTAGGAATGGGCTCTTAAGGTAGACTAAATGCATGATACTGGGAATCAAAAGACTGACCCAAAAGCCTTTGTGAGACCATTGCAGTCCTGAACGATTCTTATGATCTCCATAAAGTGATTTTATGATTTTGTCTGCTGAGGTGTAAAGGCATGTCACCCTCCATACCTATGACATCTATGATAAGCTGAGAAGGACCTCAACTAAAATGGTTGGATGGGAAACTCAGTTTGACCTAGTGACTGTTTCGTACATAGTGTTATTTATCCAGAATCTAAATTCGCAGACAAAGAATTGTGGTTAAAGAAGCAGGAGTAAACAGAGCACAATCTACAAAGGTGCCAGCATTCCTAGAATTAATAACAACAGACTTCTTAGAATTGGAGTTAGGCTAGGAGGACAGTTATCTGAATGTTTAGTGCCAGAGATGACTGATAACTAAGCCATAGAAACTAAGGTCAGCATGATACTCAGGGGATCTGTCCCACTCATGGACACCATCAAATTGCACAATGGATGGAATATATATGATGGTGCCGATACAAGCACACTCATAACAAGAGTGTATTTACAGAGGTCCTGACCTAGTTGTAAAGAACTTTGATGGTTTAAAAACAAATGAAATGCAGATCTATCGTTATACTTTCACACAGTCCAAACCAGATCTTCACTCCTGCAAAGCCTGGGCTGGTACACCCGATAACTCAACTACCTGTCACCACTGAACAACCTTGTTAAAATCCTTCAATGAATAACCATGAATTTTTGAAGATGTTCCTTTATAAAAACACAGATTTATGTTTGTATGAATAAATGTTAGTTTTCTCCCATTCGACAGTCATACAACCAAGCCTACTGATTATACATATTCAACTATAACACTTACCCCTGTTTTGTAAGGTTTTCTGCTTTTGGTGACTTAcctgaaaagaaattaaaaagattaCTAACACAGAACAGTgtcacacaaatatacacaaaagCATTTATTTAATTTAAGGAaagtgaattattatttttataacgttCCCTGCGTCATTCTTTTCTGAAAGATATGTTGTATACATATCCTGCTTGcagatatatttataattattcttattaatactgGATGATTTTGCCTCCTTGGTTAACTTAAAATGATTTCAATCTAATTCTACTACAGTACTAAACAAAAAATTACTATGCTCGAAGCCATGTGAATGAACAAAGTTACTGAAAATCATAACTTTTCCCACTATTagtaatttacagcatataatttcCCTTCAAGTAAAATTCCTTATAACAGGCTTTGTTACAACGACTACCGTGACACACGGAACACCAGCTGCTTTATACGCCCATAGTGCGAATCGAGAATGGGAATGCGATGCATTTCTCAGAGAAGAGGGGCACGGTTGCAAAGACATAGCTCGCCAGCTGGTAGAAGATCTTCCTGGGCAGAATATCAAGGTAGGATCTCTAAAGAGTAATTTTCAAGTTTGCCATTAACCTTTCGCACACAAAACTAAAACTTTTGTTCTAAACAAAAAATTCTGATTCGCTAAAGCTttcatgtcagtttttttttttttttttggcataagacTAGTTTCAAATCACTTCTTAAGAAAAGGATGAAATGTCAAAGGAGAATAGAAACTCTTAACTAAAAAAATCCATTCTTTCCGATTCCATGTATGAACCATAGATATGTAATGTAAAATGAAGTAAGAAAACcttaaaaatgcacacacacagacacacacacacacacacacacacacatatatatatatatatatacagtatatatatatatatatttatatatatatatatatatatatatatatatatatataaacatacatatatctgAAAGGATAATCCTGAAATAGGTTGAAAACTTTTCCTAAAAAATTCAGTTTGAGAACAGGTACAATACAGTGGTTTCATCACATCATTTCTATTATTCTTTTCAAGATGCATGCTGAATCCTTTTGACATCAACTACCCCTGATGCCCAGTTCTGTATCACCAAAAAATTTTACAAACCATTATTTTATATGTCACGCAGCTGATGAATATTACTTAAACTCAACACATTTATTGGGAGATACAAAAATAGAACCAGGACTTGCACTGGAAAGTATTTTCCATTTTAAATATTTCAAGTGATATAATGGAGCTAATTGAAACATATCTACAGGTTATTATGGGTGGTGGACGACTAGCAATGGGCGCTGTTCCAAGTACTCAACCCCAACATGAAAGTGTATGCACTAGAAAAGATCGTCGTAACCTGGCAAATGAATGGATATCAAGCAAAGAAGTTCACGGGAGGAAGGTCAGCTATGTACAAAATCAACGCGAGCTCCTGAATGTTGATACAGCAAATTCTGATTACTTATTAGGTAAGTAAATAAACCTTTCCTAAATCTAATGCATTTCTTACCTCTAAATCAAGAATTACATAAAACTATTCCTTTTACCCCAATGATGCACCAAAGTATCTAATTTTTTGTACTTTTGGAATAAGTTTCCTTAAAATTCTTACCAACTATCTTATTAAACCTAACAGGTTATGAGCTAGACTTGCAGTGGGATATTccaatatacagtattttattacaaaattaacaGGGTATCGTAATACAAATTTTAAACCtaattaaaatttatattcatttaaaccttattattaacccttttaccctcaagctatttggaactttccaacccttaacccctaggcatttctttttcaagcacattttgcaatatatatttttttaaatgctctaacagccttaattttcatcatagagaggtcaggttggtctcattcttttggaaaatgcctgaagtttctcataaagttatcaaaaatacgcaaaaaaaattaaatagtagttttttgcaaggatgtaccggtacgttcatgggggtaaagggatgagttttgtgaaatgtaccagtacgtccattgggggtaaaagggttaaaatctaaGAATTAAGGCAACAAATAAATAGTCCATCAAACAAAAGATAAATGAGAGTAAAAACCCTACACACCATTTCAGAATAACTTCCGCTTATCCATAAATCACTCCTCTGTTCTTCTCATaaaattctttctttcttcctctttctaaTTCTCCTTTTTGACTTGTATTCAAGTGCATCACTTTCTCCCTTCCTACACTCctcactttaatctctctctctctcaaggaactaTATCAAACCTTTCACACTTGTAACCGGCTCCATCCTCACTTGCATCTTCAATCATAAATCCACTTTTTTACTACAATTTCCTTCTAACATGGTTATTCCTTATGAAACTAATCCTTTTGACTTGTTGGGTCTCCATGTAACCCATTTCAACTTTCACCTTGCACCTGTGGTTCCTTAAGTTACTAAACGCTGACTTTTGGGATGAGTTTATACGCTTATATCATCATGTAATGACACAGGAAAATACATGCGACTCTTGTATAGCATTTGCCGATGCTCATCCATCCAAATACCAACCATATCACATGTTATCTTACTTTCCTGTTTAAGATACGAGTGATATGAGAAATATATTACAGCCTGGTATACATTGGTGATCCTTCACTCAATTTCTTATGAAACATATCCATAAATAACACTGTATATGAGCATTTTAGGTTGCTAGCTCACTCCCAAAACAAATTAAACAGTAAAACGAGGTATAACTTTATCTATCATATTAACCAACACTGTgcattcttatagaaaaaattattgcTAGAACTTTCAGAAGAATTTTTGCAAATTACTCGTAAAAttaaaaatttgaaagtaatttgtattttttcaaacgATACAAACCACGTTAATTTTTATTTTAGGCAGAACTTATCGGGAGACAGGTGATAGtaagccaatttgtataaatagctcaaggtttgtatcattaggaaacatacgaattactttcaaatttgtcattaggACGGTGGAAGCCCGAACCCACTTTCTGGTATTTGACCTAGGGTTTTTCCATACGTGCTCTGCAcgtaacagggagaaaccctgatATCTTGTTAAATTCTGTGCAACGCACAGTTAGCGACCGGAGGAATATGTGtaattgtgtgatactagcaatgtccCTAATCAAGGTAAGAATTCTCAGACACATCTTTTATATCAACCATAGACATTACCGGAGGAATATGTGtaattgtgtgatactagcaatgtccCTAATCAAGGTAAGAATTCTCAGACACATATCTTTTATATCAACCATAGACATTACCGGAGGAATATGTGtaattgtgtgatactagcaatgtccCTAATCAAGGTAAGAATTCTCAGACACATATCTTTTATATCAACCATAGACATTACCGGAGGAATATGTGtaattgtgtgatactagcaatgtccCTAATCAAGGTAAGAATTCTCAGACACATATCTTTTATATCAACCATAGACATTACCGGAGGAATATGTGtaattgtgtgatactagcaatgtccCTAATCAAGGTAAGAATTCTCAGACACATATCTTTTATATCAACCATAGACATTACCGGAGGAATATGTGtaattgtgtgatactagcaatgtccCTAATCAAGGTAAGAATTCTCAGACACATATCTTTTATATCAACCATAGACATTACCGGAGGAATATGTGtaattgtgtgatactagcaatgtccccaatctaggtaagaattctcagacaCATATCTTTTATATcaaccatagacattacccaatcccagcttgccagggggtatggggacgcaacaaatATCATTTTTATACTAGGTTACAAAAGGGAAAGGGTTTTACCTGCAAATAGGTGAGACCAGCTTGCAGAGGACCATAGGTGCTGTtcctcaagagaggggaagatgaaaagaagaaaagcCAGTCCTTCTTAACATTCATCCATAGACTAATTCCAGGTAACCTTTGCCCTCAACTATCTGCTAACTGTCGATCAAGGAGCGTGAggtatttaaaccacttgttgtacaGCCCCCAGTGTCAATGGAGaaagtctccatgttcctgtgggtcacatcttgtagACAGTGGGCGGTAAAGGTAGTCTTGACGCTTTCACACACCCACTTGTAAgatctgcgtcacagagtagttttttTTAATGCTAAAGATGTGCTAATGCCCCTAACGTCACGATCTCTGAGTCGTCGAGTTGGAGGAGGATTGGGATTAAGTGCAGTCTATGACTTTGTGAATCCAGGCAGATATGGGGTTCTTGGTGATCCTCCCTCTTGGCCTTCCCcatgctgacgaagagtgctggcACCCAAGGGACGAGCTTCTGCCGTTCTTTTGAGATAGTACCTCAAACTCTTCACTGGACAAAGTAaccgttgatctggatcatcagttacatgATAAAGACTCTCAATTTGGAAGGacccgaatctaggatccactactcctggattttgagtcttgacgataaactcagggacaaagccgaGCGTTACCTTCCCCCACCCCCATGAATGCGTGTAATCATAGGAAAGACCATGAAGCTCGCTGACTCTCCTGGCCGATGCCAAGGCAAGTGGGAAAACCGTCTTcaaagtaaggtggcgatctgttgcctggcgtaatgattcataGAGAGCACCCTTCAGGGATCGATGGACGCGAACCGCATTTCAATGGGGGTGGTCtagcttccgactgagggcaggtaagctcaaaaTTTCGTATGGGGAGAGACAactccaatgaagaggaaatattaattcctttcagcctaaaggcaaggctcaaggctgagcggtagctgAGACCAAGAGAAGCTTTTCCTCCAGAAGGTGAAcgaattgctggaatagtggcatcgaggagagtgatatcccttccacgacaccaaccacagaagagagTCAACTTGGCCTGTTAGACTGAACCTGAAGACCTTTGCAAGTATTCAGTCATCTTCTTCGCAAAttattgcaaaaatcctctctggccaaggagatgctggatagtctccaggcgtgaagtagtaggctttgtggaagatgttcacatgtggctaTTTGAGTAGATAGTGTCGTGGAGGGACTTTTCTCGGGACTTCTGTCAGGAGCttaagaaggtccaggaaccattctgcatgatgccatagcagagctatgagggtcattgatagGTTCCTGGATACTCTGGTCTcattgagtactcttctcatcagacagaacaggggaaaggcataaacatcaATGTTATCCCACCATTgttagaatgcatcttgccagaggtAGCAGTACTGTATAGCGGGAACCTGTTGTTCAGGgatgtcgcgaacagatccacagttggggaaccccacgaagtcaggactttgttggctaccagatgattcaaagaccactcggagcccacaatctgagttgctctgctcagattgtccgcgagcacattccacTTGCTGGAATGAAACGGGCTGATAGGGACacagagttgtcttctgcccatcttagcatctccactgctagatgacataggggctgcgaaaaggtagCGCCTTGCTTGTTTACTTTACCCACTAGCATGGTGTCGTCGCCTATCAACACCACAGAGTAACCCGGAGGGAACTGcttgaactgttgaagggctagaaagactgCCCTCATCTCTACGAGATTAATGTGCTAGTACCTTTCGGACTCTGATTAGCCCAGAGGATGTGTGGTGCAGTATGTGGggtcccacccttcttttgacgtgtcAGAAAAGAGCATCAATTTTGGGGGAGAGGTGAGAAGGTGGACCCCTTTAcgaagattctcgtctgccacctacCACATCAAGTCCGTCCGCTGCTTTGCTCCCATAGGGACCAGCGTGTCATCGTGTTGGATCCACCTGGAGTTTAGCCGTCACTGAAGAGATCGAATTCCGAGGCGGCTGTTGAGCaatagacgggccagggatgataggtggcgTAGGAGATGTAACCACTGCTTGGCCAGAAGTCTAGCCTTATTGCTGACCCATAGTCATTTGAAGACAAGCTTAACTTGAAGCCTACACTTTTCTAGCTATTTTTAGAAATGGTTATTTAATTAATTGCAGTTGTTTGCTTGGCAACTGCCAGTAGTTTAACTGCTAATAACAATTAAGAGTAATTTTCTGAGACTGACTTAAGTtatgaatatgacaaatttggaagtaatttgtaacttttcctaatgatacaaacctgtagctatttataggggtattactttcggcgaagttgAAAGACGAGCCACTAGAACCCTAGAGAGACGGGGGTGGGGGCAGCAGCTCCTCTCATTCTCACACATGTGACtataactcactttgcttggaggtagaacttcaagggggaCTGGTGGTGGCGAACCAATCTGTGTAGATAGCGACAGGTTTGTGTCGTTACGAGAAATaccaattacttctaaatttgtcatttgttcagagactagaatacaaaccaatgctatttataggggttgactcTGCCATAAGGAGGGCGGAAGtctctgccaatctggctttttggctttgacctGGGGATGTGTTAGCACATGGCAGGTGGAAACTGTACACGTCGCTAAAACCTTgttatgcatggtctgcggcctacacaagatgtgtgtttgtgatacctgtactagcacagagagagagagagagagagagagagagagagagagagagagagagagagagagagagagagagagagagagtattaatattGTTGCAGAAATTACTGTATTATCAAAGCAATTCTTCATCATGAATTTGATATTATAAGCTGCTGAATTTGTAAAAGAATGCTTATATGTTTAGAGATCAGAAAAACTAAATTTacaagagcaaataggaaagttaCAACGTTATATCAGCATAAGCTTAGACAAAATAATTATACAGTATTGCAACCCTTCTCCAGATTTGATGAAGAAGTTGATAAAAATAGTAACCTGTGGAAAAGATTTTCCAGTTAAAGAATAACAACATATTTGTgcataaataaaaacattcatgaagtaaatttttatgtataaaaaGCACTTGAATCAAATTTTATCATTACTCCTCATAATACATGCATTTCACTTACAGGTTTGTTTGCAGACAGCCACATGGCGTATGAAGCTGACAGAAACAAAAGCATAGAAGGAGAGCCCAGTTTGGCTAACATGACTTCAACTGCGATTAAAATACTTTCAAAAAATAAACACAATGGATTTTTTCTGATGGTAAGtttatattttaacccttttacccccaggctctttggaaatttccaacccttaacccccaaggggttatttttttcccagcacattttgcagtatatttttttcaaattgctctaacaggcttaatttttgtcatagagaggtcaggttggtctcattctcttggaaaatgccggaattttctcaaaaaattatcaaaaatatgaaaaaaaaatttttatagcatttttttgcaaggacgtaccagtacgtccatgggggtaaagggatggcttttgtgaaatgtaccagtacgtcctttgggggtaaaagggttaatatacaatAGTAATTTTGAATAAGAGCAAATCAGTATATTAGCATACATACAAACTCAAATAATCTAAGAGCATTTTATCGTTCTGCCAGCAAAGATTCTTGTCAGAACCGAAACCCATTTTAGAATCGAGATATCTAGAACTGGCTTCCTACCCATCAATGCCCTAGGTACAAGAAACAATCTCTTGTAAAATCTTGGCGAGTGATCCAAGACCTTCTCTATCGAATTCCTTTCTAGAAGTTTTGTAATTTCTAATTTCAATGGATGATCCCTAGCCAAACTGTTTAGATAATCTGTAAGGGAAAGGGTTCCTTCACTGGGAGGATTGGAAGAAGGAAGAGTATGATATCAATCTTTTACCATGGATAAGACCCAAGGATTGTGGTAAACAATAAAAGCGGGGAGGCATTCCGTTAGACCAATTCAATGATGTCTACCACAgatttgagga comes from Palaemon carinicauda isolate YSFRI2023 chromosome 19, ASM3689809v2, whole genome shotgun sequence and encodes:
- the LOC137658408 gene encoding alkaline phosphatase-like encodes the protein MARLGYIFSEVSLILNILLSSTAQIFPVPRNEDKTFWQNQAAEEIQIAMATATSYNWGIAKNVVLFVGDGMGITPTVAGRIFKGQKRFGRSGEEEYLSWEKFPHMSLVKVYNTDRQVPDSAATATAFLTGTKGNFYTIGLDSSVSMNQCLKSRDPKTWQSSVLEWAQDVGKDTGFVTTTTVTHGTPAALYAHSANREWECDAFLREEGHGCKDIARQLVEDLPGQNIKVIMGGGRLAMGAVPSTQPQHESVCTRKDRRNLANEWISSKEVHGRKVSYVQNQRELLNVDTANSDYLLGLFADSHMAYEADRNKSIEGEPSLANMTSTAIKILSKNKHNGFFLMVEGGRIDHALHSTQTHKALEEILAFDDAVNTALSMVDLRETLFIVTSDHSHVMTINGYPERGNNILGVADVSTVDQLPYTTLMFTNGPSYDHYWNGTHVTRPNISSMDISNKEYTPIVAVPSLYESHSGDDVATYAQGPMAHLFHTLHEQTYVAHVMGFAACMGPYKFNCTRPEAHLSRLLRR